The Kogia breviceps isolate mKogBre1 chromosome 4, mKogBre1 haplotype 1, whole genome shotgun sequence genome window below encodes:
- the FAM193B gene encoding protein FAM193B isoform X8, with product MPKLVKNLLGEMPLWVCQSCRKSMEEDERQTGREHAVAISLSHTSCKSQSCGGDSHSSSSSSSSSSSSSSSCHGNSGDWDPSSFLSAHKLSGLWNSPHSSGAVPGSSLGSPPSIPGEVFPISEHHRHSDLTAPPNSPTGHHPQPALLIPSHPGSFGSPPHPHLLPTTPAAPFPAQVSECPIAVAAAPHTPGPCQSPHLPSTSMPLLKMPPPFSGCSHPCSGHCSGHCNGPLLPPPSSQQLTSTHRDPGCKGHKFTHSGLTCQLPQPCEADEGLGEEEDSSSERSSCTSSSTHQRDGKFCDCCYCEFFGHNAPPAAPTSRNYTEIREKLRSRLTRRKEELPMKGGALGGIPGEPAVDHRDVDELLEFINSTEPKVPNSARAAKRARHKLKKKEKEKAQLAAEALKQANRSVSGSRELRPARERLLKWPDQELDRVNSFLSSRLQEIKNTVKDSICASFSVCELSMNSNDFTKEGAAEPEPQSLAPSNLNGSSEQRPDINLDLSPLTLGSPQNHMLHAPGEPAPQWAEMRSLHPPWTEVRGPPPGIPENGLVRRLNTVPNLSRVIWVKTPKPGNPSSEELSVKEVPGCKQELPEPVASGGKPRKGKRQGSQAKKSKVSPAPQSPACLETPSAKGQTPSPKQPSKAPEPPRVDSCAKAGEGSQGTQPGPGWASSPKADKQKGSSWQNWPGEAKARPLEQESVQPPGPARPQSLPQGKARSRRSRNKQEKSASSLDDVFLPKDMDGVEMDETDREVEYFKRFCLDSAKQTRQKVAVNWTNFSLKKTTPSTAQ from the exons ATGCCAAAGCTCGTCAAGAATCTCCTAGGCGAGATGCCTCTATGGGTCTGCCAGAGTTGCCGAAAGAGCATGGAGGAAGATGAAAGGCAGACAGGTCGAGAACATGCAGTGGCG atCTCCTTGTCACACACATCCTGCAAATCGCAGTCTTGTGGGGGTGACTCTCATTCCTCTTCGTCCTCCTCTTCATCGTCCTCATCCTCGTCCTCCTCCTGCCATGGGAACTCAGGGGACTGGGATCCCAGCTCGTTCCTGTCAGCACATAAGCTCTCGGGCCTCTGGAACTCCCCGCACTCCAGTGGGGCCGTGCCAGGCAGCTCGCTCGGGAGTCCTCCTTCCATCCCTG GTGAGGTTTTCCCCATCTCGGAGCACCACCGGCACTCAGACCTCACTGCTCCACCTAACAGCCCCACCGGCCACCACCCCCAGCCAGCGCTGCTGATCCCATCTCACCCCGGATCCTTTGGCTCACCACCCCACCCGCACCTGCTGCCCACCACCCCGGCAGCACCTTTCCCTGCCCAGGTTTCAGAATGCCCTATTGCCGTGGCTGCTGCCCCCCATACCCCAGGGCCATGTCAGAGCCCCCACCTTCCCTCCACTAGCATGCCGCTCCTGAAGATGCCTCCACCATTCTCGGGTTGCAGCCACCCCTGTAGTGGGCATTGCAGCGGGCACTGCAACGggcccctcctcccaccacccAGCTCTCAGCAGCTCACTAGcactcacag GGACCCTGGGTGCAAGGGGCACAAGTTTACCCATAGTGGCCTGACCTGCCAGCTGCCCCAGCCCTGCGAGGCAGACGAGGGGCTGGGCGAGGAAGAGGACAGCAGCTCAGAGCGTAGCTCCTGCACCTCATCCTCCACCCACCAGAGAGATGGGAAGTTCTGTGACTGCTGCTACTGTGAGTTCTTCGGCCACAATGCG ccacccgcTGCCCCGACGAGTCGGAATTATACCGAGATCCGAGAGAAGCTCCGCTCAAGGCTGACCAGGCGGAAAGAGGAGCTGCCCATGAAGGGGGGCGCCCTGGGCGGGATCCCTGGGGAGCCCGCCGTGGACCACCGAGATGTGGATGAGCTACTGGAATTCATCAACAGCACGGAGCCCAAAGTCCCCAACAGTGCCAGGGCTGCCAAGCGGGCCCGGcacaaactgaaaaagaag GAAAAGGAGAAGGCCCAGTTGGCAGCAGAAGCTCTAAAGCAGGCAAATCGTAGTGTTTCTGGAAGCCGGGAGCTGAGGCCTGCCAGGGAGAGGCTCTTGAAGTGGCCCGATCAGGAGCTGGATCGGGTCAACAGCTTTCTGAGCAGCCGTCTACAGGAGATCAAGAACACTGTCAAGGACTCCATCTGCGCCAGCTTCAGTGTGTGTGAGCTCAGCATGAATAGCAATGACTTCACTAAAGAGGGGGCTGCTGAGCCAGAGCCTCAGAGTCTAGCCCCCTCAAACCTCAATGGCTCCTCAGAGCAACGGCCTGACATTAACCTTGACCTGTCCCCTTTGACTTTGGGCTCCCCTCAGAACCATATGTTACACGCTCCAGGCGAGCCAGCCCCACAATGGGCAGAAATGAGAAGTCTCCACCCACCATGGACAGAGGTGAGGGGCCCCCCTCCTGGTATCCCTGAGAATGGGTTAGTGAGGAGACTCAACACCGTGCCCAACCTGTCCCGGGTGATCTGGGTCAAGACACCCAAGCCAGGTAACCCTAGCTCTGAGGAGCTAAGTGTAAAGGAGGTCCCTGGTTGCAAGCAGGAGCTGCCTGAGCCTGTGGCCTCAGGTGGCAAGCCACGGAAGGGCAAGAGACAGGGTAGTCAGGCCAAGAAGAGCAAGGTGAGCCCAGCTCCCCAGTCCCCAGCCTGCCTTGAGACTCCCAGTGCCAAGGGCCAGACCCCCAGCCCCAAGCAGCCAAGCAAGGCCCCAGAGCCTCCCAGAGTGGACAGCTGTGCCAAGGCTGGAGAAGGGAGCCAGGGGACCCAACCAGGACCAGGCTGGGCTAGCAGCCCCAAAGCTGACAAGCAGAAGGGCAGCTCCTGGCAGAACTGGCCAGGTGAAGCCAAGGCACGGCCTCTGGAgcaggagtctgtgcagcccccAGGCCCAGCAAGGCCACAGAGCTTGCCACAGGGCAAGGCCCGCAGCCGCCGGAGCCGCAACAAGCAGGAGAAGTCAGCCTCCTCCTTGG ACGATGTGTTCCTGCCCAAGGACATGGATGGGGTGGAAATGGATGAGACTGACCGGGAGGTGGAGTATTTCAAGAG GTTCTGTTTGGATTCTGCAAAGCAAACGCGTCAGAAAGTTGCTGTGAACTGGACCAACTTCAGCCTCAAGAAAACCACTCCCAGCACAGCTCAGTGA